One Echinicola strongylocentroti DNA window includes the following coding sequences:
- a CDS encoding glycosyl hydrolase, with protein MSGTKTLTTIFYIILSCWIGACGTSPKEEVSNPFEPTYESSQPWVYWYWMYSTYSKEGITADLEAMKEAGIGGAFLMSIKGPAEPPLTDRPTLQGSDEWWKMVRHAMEEADRLGLRLAMHACDGFAVAGGPWITPEKSMQKVVWTDTLVQGGRKVDLQLRQPESHEDYYRELAVFAVPAKEEFEQTSEALRPAVTNSLGEKGLDFLLDDAGDERFGTNDEAWIQYAFDAPFTCRSIRIKTSGNSYQAHRLKIAVSDDGEHFREVTRLHPPRHGWQDWDEDYTHSIPATTAKYFRFIYEKSGTEPGAEDLDAAKWKPSLKVNTIALSSSPKINQYEGKSAAVWRVSERSTSDVLPNSSCVPLDKVVNISDQLDADGRLTWEAPEGQWKIMRFGYTSTGHTNYTGGGAKGLEVDKFNAAAVKFQFDQWFGEALRTAGPDLAEKVLKIFHIDSWEAGSQNWSPVFREEFKKRRGYDIVDYLPVMAGIPLESTETSEKLLYDLRRTISEVVMDNFFGTLQKEASKNGVKFSSENVAPTMVSDGMEHFKYIDYPSGEFWLNSPTHDKPNDMRDAISGGHIYGKQVIQAEAYTELRMDWDEYPGMLKALGDRNFALGINRFFYHVFVHNPWLDRKPGMTLDVIGLYFQRDQTWWKPGKAMVDYHQRVQYQLQKGSPVIDLAVFTGEDLPSRSVLPERLVPFLPGLAGREKMAAEKNRWANEGQPTRVIPKGVKHSANMADAADWTDPLRGYHYDSFNKDALLRLAKVQDGKVVFGGGTRYGFLIFPGQRKMNPNASLMSVEVAEKLLQLVKEGATVLVDKKPTGTLGYREEDQRLAAVVEELWSGEKDAPEESTGPKTWEVGKGKVVQLPYEQATLETLGLGSDVVAIGEDGERNVGFAFAHRKSQEEDIYFLSNQLEKTRKLDVSFRITGKKPVFYDPVWGREYPVSSWETGAGRTDMTVKLPANGSLLVIFREDTSEKSVNEGDNWPVYKTQKTLDRPWEVAFDPAYRGPKAVQEMAVLEDWSQHPNDSVKYYSGTADYRATFEWNGELGGAFWLHLGKVANIASVKLNGKDCGVAWTFPYQVNISDALKKGQNELEIEVTNTWANRTIGDLKLPKEQRFTNTIADLERMEGREPLEAGLLGPVRILQEK; from the coding sequence ATGTCTGGAACAAAGACCTTAACTACTATTTTCTATATAATCCTCAGCTGCTGGATAGGAGCTTGCGGCACTTCGCCTAAGGAAGAGGTGTCCAACCCTTTTGAGCCGACTTACGAGAGTTCACAGCCATGGGTATATTGGTATTGGATGTATTCGACGTATTCTAAGGAAGGCATCACGGCGGACCTGGAAGCCATGAAGGAGGCGGGCATAGGCGGGGCATTTTTGATGTCCATTAAAGGTCCCGCTGAGCCGCCGTTGACTGACCGGCCTACTTTGCAGGGATCAGATGAGTGGTGGAAAATGGTGCGTCACGCGATGGAAGAGGCTGATCGGCTTGGGCTTCGATTGGCCATGCATGCTTGTGATGGTTTTGCAGTGGCCGGTGGGCCATGGATTACCCCAGAAAAATCCATGCAAAAAGTAGTGTGGACAGATACCTTGGTCCAAGGAGGGAGGAAGGTGGATTTACAGCTCAGGCAACCTGAAAGTCATGAAGATTATTACCGGGAGCTGGCGGTATTTGCCGTTCCCGCCAAAGAGGAATTTGAGCAAACTTCCGAAGCATTGCGTCCAGCAGTCACCAATAGCTTGGGAGAAAAAGGGTTGGATTTTTTGTTGGATGATGCAGGTGACGAGCGTTTTGGGACCAATGATGAAGCCTGGATTCAGTATGCTTTCGATGCCCCCTTCACTTGCCGCTCCATCCGGATCAAAACCAGTGGCAACAGTTATCAGGCACATCGCCTAAAAATAGCTGTTAGTGATGATGGGGAGCATTTCCGGGAAGTGACCAGACTACATCCACCCCGTCATGGCTGGCAGGATTGGGACGAAGATTATACGCACAGCATTCCTGCGACGACGGCAAAATACTTCCGGTTTATTTATGAAAAATCCGGTACGGAACCCGGGGCAGAAGACTTGGATGCTGCCAAGTGGAAGCCTTCGCTAAAAGTCAACACCATAGCGCTTTCTTCCAGCCCTAAAATTAACCAGTATGAAGGAAAATCTGCCGCAGTTTGGCGGGTGAGTGAACGCAGCACGTCCGATGTGTTGCCAAATAGTTCCTGTGTGCCCTTGGACAAAGTCGTGAACATCTCAGATCAGCTGGACGCAGATGGGAGATTGACCTGGGAGGCTCCAGAAGGACAATGGAAAATCATGCGGTTTGGCTATACATCCACAGGTCATACCAACTACACCGGTGGAGGTGCCAAAGGCCTGGAGGTAGATAAGTTCAATGCAGCAGCGGTCAAGTTCCAGTTTGACCAGTGGTTTGGAGAGGCTTTACGGACGGCTGGGCCTGATTTGGCAGAGAAAGTCCTGAAGATCTTTCATATCGACAGCTGGGAAGCCGGTAGCCAAAATTGGTCGCCCGTTTTCAGGGAAGAATTCAAAAAGCGTAGGGGCTATGATATTGTCGATTATTTGCCAGTAATGGCCGGTATTCCCCTGGAAAGCACAGAGACCTCAGAAAAGCTGCTGTATGACCTCCGCCGGACGATCTCCGAGGTGGTAATGGACAATTTTTTTGGAACCTTACAAAAGGAAGCTTCCAAAAATGGTGTGAAATTCAGCTCCGAAAATGTAGCTCCCACTATGGTGAGTGATGGAATGGAGCATTTTAAATACATCGACTATCCTTCTGGAGAATTTTGGCTGAACAGCCCCACGCATGATAAGCCCAACGATATGCGGGATGCGATTTCCGGAGGTCATATTTATGGAAAGCAGGTCATTCAAGCAGAAGCCTATACCGAGCTGAGGATGGACTGGGACGAATATCCGGGCATGCTAAAAGCACTCGGGGATAGAAACTTCGCACTGGGCATCAACAGGTTCTTTTACCATGTGTTTGTCCATAATCCTTGGCTCGATCGGAAGCCTGGCATGACGCTGGATGTGATAGGCCTTTACTTTCAGCGGGACCAAACATGGTGGAAGCCCGGCAAGGCCATGGTAGATTACCACCAGCGCGTCCAATACCAGCTTCAAAAGGGCAGTCCAGTGATTGACTTGGCGGTGTTTACGGGCGAAGATCTGCCCAGTAGGTCGGTGCTGCCCGAGCGTTTGGTGCCTTTCTTGCCAGGCTTGGCAGGAAGGGAGAAAATGGCGGCTGAAAAAAACCGCTGGGCCAATGAAGGTCAGCCCACAAGGGTGATCCCTAAGGGCGTGAAGCATTCTGCTAATATGGCTGATGCAGCAGATTGGACAGACCCGTTGAGGGGCTATCATTATGACTCCTTTAACAAGGATGCCTTATTGAGACTTGCGAAGGTGCAAGATGGCAAGGTGGTTTTTGGCGGTGGTACCCGTTATGGTTTTTTGATTTTCCCTGGCCAGCGTAAGATGAATCCCAATGCCAGCTTGATGTCCGTGGAGGTTGCCGAAAAATTGTTGCAATTGGTAAAGGAAGGGGCCACTGTCTTGGTGGATAAAAAGCCGACAGGTACCTTGGGCTATCGAGAAGAAGACCAGCGATTGGCAGCAGTGGTGGAAGAACTCTGGAGCGGAGAAAAAGACGCGCCAGAAGAAAGCACTGGTCCTAAAACTTGGGAAGTTGGAAAAGGGAAAGTCGTACAATTGCCTTATGAACAAGCTACATTGGAGACATTAGGATTGGGGTCAGACGTGGTGGCTATTGGTGAGGATGGCGAGCGTAATGTAGGCTTTGCCTTTGCCCATCGAAAAAGTCAGGAAGAGGATATTTATTTTCTGTCAAACCAATTGGAAAAAACACGAAAATTGGACGTTTCTTTTCGCATAACTGGCAAGAAACCGGTGTTTTATGACCCTGTTTGGGGCAGGGAGTATCCAGTGTCGAGCTGGGAAACGGGTGCAGGACGAACAGACATGACCGTTAAGCTTCCTGCAAACGGGTCGCTTTTGGTGATTTTCCGGGAAGATACGTCCGAAAAATCAGTAAATGAAGGGGACAATTGGCCAGTATACAAAACGCAAAAGACATTGGACAGGCCTTGGGAAGTGGCGTTTGACCCTGCTTATCGCGGCCCCAAAGCAGTGCAGGAAATGGCTGTTTTGGAAGATTGGAGCCAGCATCCAAATGACAGTGTAAAGTACTATTCCGGTACGGCAGATTACCGCGCGACCTTCGAATGGAATGGTGAACTAGGCGGGGCATTTTGGCTTCACCTTGGCAAAGTCGCCAATATCGCTTCAGTAAAATTAAACGGTAAAGACTGTGGCGTAGCCTGGACATTCCCCTACCAAGTGAATATTTCCGATGCGCTAAAGAAGGGACAAAATGAATTGGAAATCGAAGTGACCAACACCTGGGCAAACCGCACCATTGGTGACCTGAAGCTTCCAAAAGAACAGCGATTTACCAATACCATTGCCGACCTGGAAAGGATGGAAGGCCGGGAGCCACTGGAAGCAGGATTACTAGGTCCTGTGCGGATCTTGCAGGAGAAATGA